From Phycisphaerae bacterium, the proteins below share one genomic window:
- a CDS encoding DMT family transporter — translation MGKTNTKFNFAGTVFAVLSLFCGVPGPLIIKYIAPFIDFWTQNFLRYVVAAAVLMVFVLFSQKKAVFDKTIWRKALIIAAINVFMQCCWGAAFYYINPAFVTLLAKSSIFWTSAISLIFFADERPLIKSKSFWLSFFIVIIGIVGVTVFKQDFSTKASVTGIALTLGFAFSWAIYTIAIKVLLKDSDSMTSFAVVSVYTAVALGGLAFIFGKPSQSISMSTAGWLLLILSALTSIAASHVTFYAAIKRIGSTIPPLVVLAQPFLVLLVSRVVFNEHLNIPQWFFGLLLIAGSALAVKSQEYLNKGS, via the coding sequence ATGGGAAAAACAAACACAAAGTTTAATTTTGCGGGAACGGTGTTTGCCGTGCTGTCGCTGTTTTGCGGTGTGCCGGGACCGTTAATCATAAAGTATATCGCTCCCTTCATAGATTTCTGGACGCAGAATTTCCTGCGTTATGTAGTCGCGGCGGCGGTATTGATGGTGTTTGTATTGTTTTCGCAGAAAAAAGCGGTCTTCGACAAAACAATCTGGCGCAAGGCACTGATTATCGCCGCGATAAATGTATTTATGCAGTGCTGCTGGGGAGCGGCGTTTTATTATATCAATCCGGCCTTCGTCACGCTTTTGGCGAAGTCCTCGATTTTCTGGACCTCGGCGATATCGCTGATTTTCTTCGCTGACGAACGGCCGCTGATAAAAAGCAAAAGTTTCTGGCTGTCATTTTTCATCGTGATAATCGGAATTGTCGGCGTAACGGTTTTCAAACAGGATTTTTCGACAAAGGCATCCGTAACCGGAATCGCCCTGACGCTGGGCTTTGCGTTCAGTTGGGCGATATACACAATAGCGATAAAAGTTCTGCTCAAAGACAGCGATTCGATGACAAGTTTCGCCGTTGTGTCCGTATATACGGCGGTCGCTCTCGGCGGATTGGCTTTTATATTCGGCAAACCTTCGCAGAGTATCTCTATGTCAACTGCGGGCTGGCTGCTCCTGATTTTGAGCGCACTTACGAGCATCGCCGCGTCGCACGTTACATTTTATGCCGCCATAAAACGGATAGGCTCGACTATCCCGCCGCTGGTTGTTCTCGCTCAGCCGTTTTTGGTTCTGCTGGTTTCACGGGTCGTTTTTAACGAACATCTCAATATTCCGCAGTGGTTTTTCGGTCTGTTACTCATTGCAGGCTCAGCACTTGCGGTCAAATCGCAGGAATACCTAAATAAAGGTTCCTGA